The following coding sequences are from one Daphnia pulex isolate KAP4 chromosome 11, ASM2113471v1 window:
- the LOC124207045 gene encoding uncharacterized protein LOC124207045 — protein sequence MVSTLPPNRTVDVCGTHRFMFFTSSSGVNRTKKGRLLFSRRTVGRSSTIGNSRKLASSRTTGSHPSTIFQTASTQTDMRDSEIQTDPWWHRSEGVPLLCCRGSHRKLERAKWNARAYLGAFDHQQQEEDQDVTHQESLSTLEDGDTSTGTQTLGGTTTQSKQRTVSCGPSYGSRACFPDPLDLWVSTYQKLRIDDEIEEEKISLKKNRLLKRQESRNMKRHKHLTTESSQIFRKPPTSDPVFLNRRYNRLVPKVLPSVPKLDNATLEEALDQLCQQIQEQFNLNTIQVK from the exons ATGGTGTCAACTCTTCCGCCTAATCGGACGGTAGACGTCTGTGGAACGCATCGCTTCATGTTCTTTACCAG TTCATCGGGAGTGAATCGGACGAAAAAGGGTCGCCTGCTTTTTTCCAGGCGAACAGTTGGACGATCATCGACCATCGGTAATAGCAGGAAACTAGCTAGCAGTCGCACGACAGGATCCCATCCTTCAACAATCTTTCAAACGGCATCGACTCAAACGGATATGCGAGACTCGGAAATTCAAACTGATCCATGGTGGCATCGATCGGAAG GTGTGCCGCTCCTTTGCTGTCGAGGATCTCACCGAAAACTTGAAAGAGCTAAATGGAATGCACGCGCCTATCTGGGAGCTTTTGATCATCAACagcaagaagaagatcaaGATGTTACACATCAAGAAAGTTTGTCGACGCTGGAAGACGGCGACACGAGCACAGGCACGCAAACCCTTGGTGGCACGACAACGCAATCCAAACAA AGAACGGTTAGTTGCGGTCCGTCGTACGGCAGCCGAGCATGCTTTCCTGATCCTCTTGACCTCTGGGTATCGACTTATCAGAAGCTTCGCATCGACGACGAAATTGAGGAAGAAAAG ATTTCGCTGAAGAAAAATCGCCTACTTAAACGCCAGGAGTCTCGGAACATGAAGCGCCACAAACACCTAACAACGGAGTCATCGCAGATTTTCAGAAAACCACCAACATCAGACCCAGTGTTTTTGAATCGTAGATATAACAGACTTGTTCCTAAAGTGCTACCCAGTGTTCCAAAACTTGATAATGCCACATTGGAGGAGGCATTGGACCAACTCTGCCAACAAATTCAAGagcaatttaatttgaataccATACAGGTAAAATAA
- the LOC124207048 gene encoding akirin-2-like, whose product MACVTLKRSLEFDPVHSPGGRTPKRRRCMPICMPPTTPPTKCHEPSPFGDVSSKLTPEQILANVREEVKRFQRRKQLNFSQNQSQHMSSQHQDSLMCESPTSPASPASCPRSPSPLMALASSNNFGQSCSTKEKPLFTFKQVSLICERMLKERETEIREEYDRVLTLKLAEQYDAFVKFTQDQLQKRFEANSAPSYLS is encoded by the exons ATGGCTTGTGTTACTTTGAAGCGTAGTTTGGAATTTGATCCTGTGCACAGTCCCGGTGGTCGTACACCGAAACGAAGGAGATGTATGCCAATTTGCATGCCTCCAACAACTCCACCAACAAAGTGCCATGAACCTTCTCCTTTTGGCGATGTCTCTTCGAAGCTTACACCAG AGCAAATCTTGGCGAATGTTCGTGAGGAAGTTAAACGCTTTCAACGTCGTAAACAGCTTAATTTCAGTCAAAATCAATCTCAGCACATGAGCAGCCAGCATCAAGACAGTTTGATGTGTGAGAGCCCTACCAGTCCAGCATCTCCTGCCTCATGCCCTCGATCACCTTCGCCATTGATGGCCCTGGCTTCCTCCAATAATTTTGGTCAAAGCTGCTCAACTAAAGAGAAACCTTTGTTCACGTTTAAGCAG GTGAGCCTCATTTGTGAAAGAATGTTAAAAGAGCGCGAAACAGAAATTCGCGAGGAGTATGATCGAGTATTGACACTTAAACTCGCCGAGCAATACGACGCATTTGTTAAGTTTACTCAGGACCAGCTACAGAAGCGTTTCGAGGCCAATTCGGCACCATCTT ATTTGTCATAA
- the LOC124207047 gene encoding dehydrodolichyl diphosphate synthase complex subunit nus1-like, which yields MGVLNVLYVILHFIITYIHNIHVAFSELIDRIKPVVKDRTYLWPADCHVLLNATTVKLGANIKDERLLLQTIGSDLKLLQKLPIHVACLFTEKDVNIDRIITIVEWFVSMGVYCISLYDHEGCLTSCHDEIKIKLKGVAANFRNGLKSKSVAVHKGFVTKEFYNLDSINVFIMNQNDGKPMFAQVTRQIVGELNYCQIDQGVVENTMNQFYPKDPELMLQFGSLLSNTTLGYSPWHLRLTQMMRVPNHMRIRVDHLVSTMLEYGSCQQRYGK from the exons ATGGGGGTTCTTAATGTGCTCTATGTGattcttcattttattatcACATATATTCACAACATTCATGTGGCGTTTAGTGAACTCATTGATCGTATCAAACCAGTTGTTAAGGATCGAACTTACCTCTGGCCAGCAGACTGCCATGTTTTGCTGAATGCCACGACTGTGAAATTAGGTGCAAATATAAAAGATGAACGTCTTCTCCTTCAAACTATTGGAAGTGACCTGAAACTACTTCAAAAACTTCCCATTCATGTTGCTTGCTTGTTTACTGAGAAGGATGTAAACATTGATAGAATAATAACTATTGTTGAGTGGTTTGTTAGTATGGGTGTCTATTGCATCAGTCTCTATGATCATgaag GTTGTCTGACTAGCTGTcatgatgaaatcaaaatcaaattgaaaggTGTTGCTGCCAATTTTCGCAATGGATTGAAATCCAAATCTGTTGCTGTTCATAAAGGCTTTGTAACAAAAGAATTCTACAATTTGG attCTATCAATGTTTTCATCATGAATCAAAATGATGGCAAACCTATGTTTGCCCAAGTTACAAGGCAAATAGTGGgtgaattaaattattgtCAAATTGATCAGGGTGTAGTGGAAAACACCATGAATCAATTCTACCCCAAAGACCCAGAGTTGATGTTACAGTTTGGCAGCTTACTGTCTAACACTACCCTAGGGTACTCCCCATGGCATCTTAGACTTACTCAGATGat GCGTGTACCCAATCACATGAGAATACGCGTTGACCATTTAGTTTCAACCATGCTTGAATATGGTTCATGCCAACAGCGTTACgggaaataa
- the LOC124207036 gene encoding palmitoyltransferase ZDHHC8-like isoform X3: MVRCKGTKVLPAFFAWAILLITTALFFYFPCMWFYENVSILIPLCEAVVTLFVIANFSLATFMDAGVIPKASPDEDKDDDFRAPLYKNVDINGVTVRMKWCVTCQFYRPPRCSHCSVCNKCVETFDHHCPWVNNCIGRRNYRYFFLFLISLSLHMAAVFSFSTYFLIQHKDRLTQVPTVVSLCLVTLVGILSVPVFGLAGFHVVLVARGRTTNEQVTGKFRGGFNPFSRGCGANCCYALCGPQFASLAQPTRYVGRKPHRYTFSSTTNNIHNSDVSPDQVKVYLNSGGHAKGNGTGPGVTYNKLQLSPSRPAAISMMENRNGIADDIDDEMELTEFYNGAGSQSVDCEASPPSLQRGGSKSNFFIVPANSGYGMRPGGDFGQSDMTDASSPRRMTTVQTLRGPNVRGSPHPFRANRGGEGQRSRSHTPDDLLNADGAAMGLNFARPLSIHDVQNSSNTGTNLQQRLRAIGGVPTPFAVPPRGVYADYSRQRSATSTGYVQEQGNNDYRVDSSIGGGSPTYDYSSSGYNSRLQQPAAQRRVNSEGELLSSYHRGDDGVMNYSMPMTGSLHTGY; the protein is encoded by the exons ATGGTTCGATGCAAGGGCACTAAGGTGCTCCCAGCATTCTTCGCCTGGGCAATCTTACTCATTACAacagctcttttcttttattttcc ATGTATGTGGTTTTACGAGAATGTCTCGATACTTATACCTCTATGTGAAGCTGTGGTGACTCTCTTTGTAATAGCCAACTTCAGCCTAGCAACGTTTATGGATGCTGGAGTAATTCCTaaag cGTCTCCTGACGAGGACAAAGATGACGACTTCCGCGCTCCTCTGTATAAAAATGTGGATATTAACGGAGTGACAGTGCGGATGAAGTGGTGCGTCACTTGCCAATTCTACCGACCGCCTCGGTGCTCACATTGCTCCGTTTGCAATAAGTGTGTCGAG ACGTTTGATCATCACTGTCCGtgggtcaacaattgtattggCCGCCGAAATTACCgctactttttccttttcctcaTCTCATTGTCGTTGCACATGGCGGCTGTCTTTAGCTTCTCGACGTATTTCTTGATCCAGCACAAGGACCGTCTCACTCAGGTTCCCACTGTCGTCTCACTCTGCCTTGTCACGCTGGTGGGCATCCTTTCCGTGCCCGTTTTCGGTCTCGCTGGGTTTCATGTAGTCCTCGTTGCCAGAGGGAGGACGACCAATGAACAG GTAACGGGCAAGTTCCGCGGCGGCTTTAACCCCTTCTCGCGGGGATGTGGCGCCAACTGCTGCTACGCTCTGTGTGGTCCGCAGTTCGCCAG TTTGGCTCAACCGACGCGTTACGTGGGCCGAAAGCCACACCGCTACACTTTCAGCTCGACGACTAACAACATCCACAACTCCGACGTGTCCCCCGATCAGGTTAAGGTGTATCTCAACTCTGGAGGGCATGCCAAGGGCAACGGAACAGGACCCGGAGTCACCTACAACAAA TTGCAGTTGTCGCCTTCCAGACCAGCTGCCATCAGCATGATGGAGAATAGAAACGGAATCGCTGATGACATAGATGATGAAATGGAGTTGACTGAATTCTACAATGGCGCTGGCAGCCAATCAGTGGATTGCGAAGCTTCACCTCCATCTCTCCAG AGAGGGGGttccaaatcaaatttcttcatCGTACCGGCTAATTCCGGCTATGGGATGCGGCCAGGTGGCGATTTTGGACAATCAGACATGACCGATGCATCATCTCCTCGCCGGATGACGACAGTGCAGACTCTCCGCGGGCCCAACGTCCGCGGATCACCTCATCCTTTTAGAGCTAACCGAGGGGGTGAAGGCCAGCGATCGAGATCTCACACCCCCGATGATCTGTTGAATGCCGATGGCGCCGCCATGGGACTTAACTTTGCCCGCCCTCTATCGATTCACGACGttcaaaattcttcaaatactGG AACGAATTTACAACAGCGCCTGCGTGCGATTGGCGGTGTTCCTACTCCATTCGCCGTCCCTCCTCGCGGTGTCTACGCCGATTACAG ccGACAGAGGTCTGCGACGTCAACGGGCTACGTCCAGGAGCAAGGGAACAATGACTATCGGGTCGACTCTAGCATCGGTGGTGGATCACCAACATATGACTACAGCTCGTCCGGCTACAACTCGCGgctccagcagccagcagctcAAAGACGGGTCAATTCGGAGGGCGAATTATTGTCGTCGTATCACAGAGGAGACGACGGTGTCATGAACTACTCGATGCCCATGACAGGTTCGCTCCACACTGGCTATTGA
- the LOC124207037 gene encoding zinc finger C4H2 domain-containing protein-like: MATFMSSEGKERIIFAQLEALKEIRQKTLSLERLKQRLLQEVKAAENEEKNLGEFRQEMELLLQEKMAHVEELRQIHADINAMESVIKQAEDARNKAVEVARHLYNEYRPMKAEVDRTRRECLGLDTLPDLQEEDGNHIPPGFFEKPKLEWLPEREDSTPSALASLTMTAAGVGSGGHQSGGSGFLPPPPPQAPLIMGNSNRGEARNLAPPPGPAGPSPAFRQQPPPMKSCMSCHQQIHRNAPICPLCKAKSRSRNPKKPKKKD, from the exons ATGGCGACCTTCATGTCGAGTGAAGGAAAAGAGCGAATTATATTCGCACAATTAGAAGCACTTAAAGAAAtaag GCAAAAGACCCTCAGCTTGGAGCGCCTTAAACAGCGTTTGCTTCAAGAGGTAAAGGCAGccgaaaatgaagaaaagaatttagGCGAATTTCGCCAGGAAATGGAGCTTTTGcttcaagaaaaaatggctCATGTAGAAGAACTTAGACAGATCCATGCTGATATTAAtgcg ATGGAATCAGTCATCAAACAGGCTGAAGATGCCCGTAACAAAGCAGTTGAAGTGGCTCGTCATTTGTACAATGAGTATCGTCCAATGAAGGCTGAAGTTGACAGAACCCGGCGTGAATGCCTAGGATTGGACACTCTTCCAGATTTACAGGAAGAAGACGGAAATCACATTCCTCCAGG gttttttgaaaaaccaaaacttgAGTGGTTGCCAGAGAGGGAAGATTCCACTCCATCTGCTTTGGCAAGTTTAACAATGACTGCAGCTGGAGTGGGTTCTGGAGGTCATCAAAGTGGAGGTAGTGGTTTTCTGCCTCCACCTCCACCTCAAGCTCCACTCATTATGGGAAACAGCAATAGAGGAGAAGCAAGAAATCTTGCTCCTCCACCAGGACCAGCTGGCCCATCACCAGCTTTCCGCCAACAACCGCCACCGATGAAGTCGTGCATGTCCTGCCATCAACAAATCCATCGCAATGCTCCCATTTGTCCTCTATGTAAGGCAAAGTCACGCTCACGTAATCCtaaaaagccaaagaaaaaagactga
- the LOC124207041 gene encoding arginine/serine-rich protein PNISR-like has protein sequence MWAQGNQWGNQIPLDAAAYQNMNHELVDWASLAQQWIRMKEVHETVVLNVPEMAQSHYQSNINLLRSSPAVELQPSDSNVTSGEAPMDVEKEDEITSSASDWSWQSQSLNQQTNNWPLQHGPYVPRHSFPQVTHPGAANLPTALGPSQTFLSTISPSMNFTPRVPLLPLPPSARPNSSDEDSLGASSFNSMPSIDASKRKNLPAWIREGLEKMEKEKQKKEEREKFLLERELRRKKELESGGQGDLAVTRSRFDDSEEEEEDDTADEIKSPLKESTPTAVPNAQTLEDIMVRIRQLMTEILLEVTTEEIRSAAVEASQRAKVKNRQVQSPLSSKSLTRKLGLDQYGSDSEGDDSDHESAKVNRTSGFDDGTAELLRGKNYEKQQRMEETRASDRFSQVEKDLNHPEKPSHSVELEKNKSSGESFSKVLQDGTKVDKDINNKCLHGHGHAETSSPSEKEDSAVKSEKISDCKREISVVRENSMTSKSQDRSNAGSSRSRQRSRSSERRKRSRSRDCQYSSRRSRDYPKSRRRSRSRERKRSNSRRRSRDRRRSVSRRRSRSNDRKSMGSKGKERASSKDRRK, from the exons ATGTGGGCGCAAGGTAATCAATGGGGGAACCAGATACCTCTGGATGCAGCCGCATACCAAAACATGAATCACGAACTTG TGGATTGGGCCTctttggctcagcagtggatTCGAATGAAAGAAGTACATGAAACTGTAGTCTTGAATGTTCCTGAAATGGCACAAAGTCACTACCAAAGCAATATTAATTTATTGCGCTCATCACCAGCAGTAGAATTACAGCCATCAGATTCAAATGTGACAAGTGGTGAAGCACCTATGGAtgtagagaaagaagatgaaattacTTCTTCTGCTTCTG atTGGAGTTGGCAATCCCAATCCTTGAATCAGCAAACTAACAACTGGCCTCTTCAACATGGACCATATGTTCCCAGACATTCATTTCCTCAA GTCACCCACCCAGGAGCTGCAAACCTTCCTACAGCACTTGGCCCTTCCCAG ACATTCCTTTCAACGATTTCGCCTTCCATGAATTTCACTCCGCGTGTTCCGCTGCTTCCACTGCCTCCTTCGGCCAGGCCAAACAGTTCTGACGAAGATAGTCTTGGAGCATCATCCTTTAACTCGATGCCTTCGATAGATGCTTCTAAGCGCAAAAATCTACCTGCCTGGATCCGAGAAGGTCTcgaaaagatggaaaaggaaaaacaaaaaaaagaagagcgagaaaagtttcttttagAAAGAGAGTTGAgacggaaaaaagaattagaatCTGGAGGTCAAGGGGACTTGGCAGTTACTCGCAGTCGTTTCGATGattcggaagaagaagaagaagatgacacaGCCGATGAGATCAAATCTCCTCTCAAGGAGTCGACGCCAACAGCTGTTCCCAACGCGCAAACTCTTGAGGATATT ATGGTAAGGATTCGTCAACTTATGACAGAGATATTATTGGAGGTCACAACAGAAGAAATTCGATCAGCAGCTGTGGAAGCTTCTCAACGAGCAAAGG TCAAGAATCGACAAGTGCAGTCCCCCCTGTCTTCAAAATCATTGACCCGAAAGCTTG GTTTGGATCAATATGGCAGTGACAGTGAAGGCGACGACAGCGACCATGAATCGGCGAAGGTGAACCGGACTAGTGGATTTGATGATGGGACAGCTGAATTGTTGCGC GGTAAGAACTACGAGAAGCAGCAACGGATGGAGGAAACTCGGGCAAGCGACCGGTTTTCTCAGGTTGAGAAAGATTTAAATCACCCTGAAAAGCCTTCGCACTCGGTAGAGttggagaaaaataagagcaGTGGAGAAAGTTTTAGTAAAGTACTGCAAGATGGCACAAAGGTAGACAAGGACATCAATAATAAATGTCTTCATG GTCATGGCCATGCGGAAACTTCGAGTccttcagaaaaagaagattcgGCTGTGAAGAGtgaaaaaatttctgactGCAAAAGGGAGATTTCTGTGGTTAGGGAAAATAGTATGACTTCAAAATCTCAAGATCGGTCGAACGCAGGAAGTAGTCGTTCTCGTCAACGATCACGTTCttccgaaagaagaaaacgttcACGATCTAGGGATTGTCAATATTCTAGCAGACGATCAAGAGATTACCCTAAGAGTAGACGCCGATCACGTTCTCGAGAACGGAAACGTTCCAACAGTCGCCGCAGATCTCGTGACCGTAGGCGATCTGTAAGTAGACGGAGATCGCGTTCTAATGATAGAAAATCCATGGGCAgtaaagggaaagaaagagcTAGTTCTAAAGATAGGAGGAAATAG
- the LOC124207036 gene encoding palmitoyltransferase ZDHHC8-like isoform X2: MVRCKGTKVLPAFFAWAILLITTALFFYFPCMWFYENVSILIPLCEAVVTLFVIANFSLATFMDAGVIPKASPDEDKDDDFRAPLYKNVDINGVTVRMKWCVTCQFYRPPRCSHCSVCNKCVETFDHHCPWVNNCIGRRNYRYFFLFLISLSLHMAAVFSFSTYFLIQHKDRLTQVPTVVSLCLVTLVGILSVPVFGLAGFHVVLVARGRTTNEQVTGKFRGGFNPFSRGCGANCCYALCGPQFASLAQPTRYVGRKPHRYTFSSTTNNIHNSDVSPDQVKVYLNSGGHAKGNGTGPGVTYNKLQLSPSRPAAISMMENRNGIADDIDDEMELTEFYNGAGSQSVDCEASPPSLQRGGSKSNFFIVPANSGYGMRPGGDFGQSDMTDASSPRRMTTVQTLRGPNVRGSPHPFRANRGGEGQRSRSHTPDDLLNADGAAMGLNFARPLSIHDVQNSSNTGTNLQQRLRAIGGVPTPFAVPPRGVYADYSRQRSATSTGYVQEQGNNDYRVDSSIGGGSPTYDYSSSGYNSRLQQPAAQRRVNSEGELLSSYHRGDDGVMNYSMPMTERRSPDTYHEALYSSPGRPGVYSPTAHVNNRPIPMNATSYRMMENGQQDLAGPPSAKQARSQAPTSSVYEVNYEISV; the protein is encoded by the exons ATGGTTCGATGCAAGGGCACTAAGGTGCTCCCAGCATTCTTCGCCTGGGCAATCTTACTCATTACAacagctcttttcttttattttcc ATGTATGTGGTTTTACGAGAATGTCTCGATACTTATACCTCTATGTGAAGCTGTGGTGACTCTCTTTGTAATAGCCAACTTCAGCCTAGCAACGTTTATGGATGCTGGAGTAATTCCTaaag cGTCTCCTGACGAGGACAAAGATGACGACTTCCGCGCTCCTCTGTATAAAAATGTGGATATTAACGGAGTGACAGTGCGGATGAAGTGGTGCGTCACTTGCCAATTCTACCGACCGCCTCGGTGCTCACATTGCTCCGTTTGCAATAAGTGTGTCGAG ACGTTTGATCATCACTGTCCGtgggtcaacaattgtattggCCGCCGAAATTACCgctactttttccttttcctcaTCTCATTGTCGTTGCACATGGCGGCTGTCTTTAGCTTCTCGACGTATTTCTTGATCCAGCACAAGGACCGTCTCACTCAGGTTCCCACTGTCGTCTCACTCTGCCTTGTCACGCTGGTGGGCATCCTTTCCGTGCCCGTTTTCGGTCTCGCTGGGTTTCATGTAGTCCTCGTTGCCAGAGGGAGGACGACCAATGAACAG GTAACGGGCAAGTTCCGCGGCGGCTTTAACCCCTTCTCGCGGGGATGTGGCGCCAACTGCTGCTACGCTCTGTGTGGTCCGCAGTTCGCCAG TTTGGCTCAACCGACGCGTTACGTGGGCCGAAAGCCACACCGCTACACTTTCAGCTCGACGACTAACAACATCCACAACTCCGACGTGTCCCCCGATCAGGTTAAGGTGTATCTCAACTCTGGAGGGCATGCCAAGGGCAACGGAACAGGACCCGGAGTCACCTACAACAAA TTGCAGTTGTCGCCTTCCAGACCAGCTGCCATCAGCATGATGGAGAATAGAAACGGAATCGCTGATGACATAGATGATGAAATGGAGTTGACTGAATTCTACAATGGCGCTGGCAGCCAATCAGTGGATTGCGAAGCTTCACCTCCATCTCTCCAG AGAGGGGGttccaaatcaaatttcttcatCGTACCGGCTAATTCCGGCTATGGGATGCGGCCAGGTGGCGATTTTGGACAATCAGACATGACCGATGCATCATCTCCTCGCCGGATGACGACAGTGCAGACTCTCCGCGGGCCCAACGTCCGCGGATCACCTCATCCTTTTAGAGCTAACCGAGGGGGTGAAGGCCAGCGATCGAGATCTCACACCCCCGATGATCTGTTGAATGCCGATGGCGCCGCCATGGGACTTAACTTTGCCCGCCCTCTATCGATTCACGACGttcaaaattcttcaaatactGG AACGAATTTACAACAGCGCCTGCGTGCGATTGGCGGTGTTCCTACTCCATTCGCCGTCCCTCCTCGCGGTGTCTACGCCGATTACAG ccGACAGAGGTCTGCGACGTCAACGGGCTACGTCCAGGAGCAAGGGAACAATGACTATCGGGTCGACTCTAGCATCGGTGGTGGATCACCAACATATGACTACAGCTCGTCCGGCTACAACTCGCGgctccagcagccagcagctcAAAGACGGGTCAATTCGGAGGGCGAATTATTGTCGTCGTATCACAGAGGAGACGACGGTGTCATGAACTACTCGATGCCCATGACAG AGCGCCGCTCACCGGACACGTACCACGAAGCGCTGTACTCTTCACCGGGCCGACCAGGGGTCTATTCTCCGACAGCACACGTCAACAATCGTCCGATACCGATGAATGCAACGTCGTATCGGATGATGGAAAATGGGCAGCAAGACCTAGCGGGTCCACCGTCAGCCAAACAGGCTCGTAGCCAGGCTCCAACATCCAGTGTCTACGAAGTGAACTATGAGATATCTGTGTAG
- the LOC124207036 gene encoding palmitoyltransferase ZDHHC8-like isoform X1 codes for MVRCKGTKVLPAFFAWAILLITTALFFYFPCMWFYENVSILIPLCEAVVTLFVIANFSLATFMDAGVIPKASPDEDKDDDFRAPLYKNVDINGVTVRMKWCVTCQFYRPPRCSHCSVCNKCVETFDHHCPWVNNCIGRRNYRYFFLFLISLSLHMAAVFSFSTYFLIQHKDRLTQVPTVVSLCLVTLVGILSVPVFGLAGFHVVLVARGRTTNEQVCVLLISLLLQYDTDLRIAISLEPSCAQVTGKFRGGFNPFSRGCGANCCYALCGPQFASLAQPTRYVGRKPHRYTFSSTTNNIHNSDVSPDQVKVYLNSGGHAKGNGTGPGVTYNKLQLSPSRPAAISMMENRNGIADDIDDEMELTEFYNGAGSQSVDCEASPPSLQRGGSKSNFFIVPANSGYGMRPGGDFGQSDMTDASSPRRMTTVQTLRGPNVRGSPHPFRANRGGEGQRSRSHTPDDLLNADGAAMGLNFARPLSIHDVQNSSNTGTNLQQRLRAIGGVPTPFAVPPRGVYADYSRQRSATSTGYVQEQGNNDYRVDSSIGGGSPTYDYSSSGYNSRLQQPAAQRRVNSEGELLSSYHRGDDGVMNYSMPMTERRSPDTYHEALYSSPGRPGVYSPTAHVNNRPIPMNATSYRMMENGQQDLAGPPSAKQARSQAPTSSVYEVNYEISV; via the exons ATGGTTCGATGCAAGGGCACTAAGGTGCTCCCAGCATTCTTCGCCTGGGCAATCTTACTCATTACAacagctcttttcttttattttcc ATGTATGTGGTTTTACGAGAATGTCTCGATACTTATACCTCTATGTGAAGCTGTGGTGACTCTCTTTGTAATAGCCAACTTCAGCCTAGCAACGTTTATGGATGCTGGAGTAATTCCTaaag cGTCTCCTGACGAGGACAAAGATGACGACTTCCGCGCTCCTCTGTATAAAAATGTGGATATTAACGGAGTGACAGTGCGGATGAAGTGGTGCGTCACTTGCCAATTCTACCGACCGCCTCGGTGCTCACATTGCTCCGTTTGCAATAAGTGTGTCGAG ACGTTTGATCATCACTGTCCGtgggtcaacaattgtattggCCGCCGAAATTACCgctactttttccttttcctcaTCTCATTGTCGTTGCACATGGCGGCTGTCTTTAGCTTCTCGACGTATTTCTTGATCCAGCACAAGGACCGTCTCACTCAGGTTCCCACTGTCGTCTCACTCTGCCTTGTCACGCTGGTGGGCATCCTTTCCGTGCCCGTTTTCGGTCTCGCTGGGTTTCATGTAGTCCTCGTTGCCAGAGGGAGGACGACCAATGAACAGGTTTgcgttttattgatttctttacTATTGCAGTATGACACTGATCTAAGAATTGCCATTTCCTTGGAACCTTCATGTGCACAGGTAACGGGCAAGTTCCGCGGCGGCTTTAACCCCTTCTCGCGGGGATGTGGCGCCAACTGCTGCTACGCTCTGTGTGGTCCGCAGTTCGCCAG TTTGGCTCAACCGACGCGTTACGTGGGCCGAAAGCCACACCGCTACACTTTCAGCTCGACGACTAACAACATCCACAACTCCGACGTGTCCCCCGATCAGGTTAAGGTGTATCTCAACTCTGGAGGGCATGCCAAGGGCAACGGAACAGGACCCGGAGTCACCTACAACAAA TTGCAGTTGTCGCCTTCCAGACCAGCTGCCATCAGCATGATGGAGAATAGAAACGGAATCGCTGATGACATAGATGATGAAATGGAGTTGACTGAATTCTACAATGGCGCTGGCAGCCAATCAGTGGATTGCGAAGCTTCACCTCCATCTCTCCAG AGAGGGGGttccaaatcaaatttcttcatCGTACCGGCTAATTCCGGCTATGGGATGCGGCCAGGTGGCGATTTTGGACAATCAGACATGACCGATGCATCATCTCCTCGCCGGATGACGACAGTGCAGACTCTCCGCGGGCCCAACGTCCGCGGATCACCTCATCCTTTTAGAGCTAACCGAGGGGGTGAAGGCCAGCGATCGAGATCTCACACCCCCGATGATCTGTTGAATGCCGATGGCGCCGCCATGGGACTTAACTTTGCCCGCCCTCTATCGATTCACGACGttcaaaattcttcaaatactGG AACGAATTTACAACAGCGCCTGCGTGCGATTGGCGGTGTTCCTACTCCATTCGCCGTCCCTCCTCGCGGTGTCTACGCCGATTACAG ccGACAGAGGTCTGCGACGTCAACGGGCTACGTCCAGGAGCAAGGGAACAATGACTATCGGGTCGACTCTAGCATCGGTGGTGGATCACCAACATATGACTACAGCTCGTCCGGCTACAACTCGCGgctccagcagccagcagctcAAAGACGGGTCAATTCGGAGGGCGAATTATTGTCGTCGTATCACAGAGGAGACGACGGTGTCATGAACTACTCGATGCCCATGACAG AGCGCCGCTCACCGGACACGTACCACGAAGCGCTGTACTCTTCACCGGGCCGACCAGGGGTCTATTCTCCGACAGCACACGTCAACAATCGTCCGATACCGATGAATGCAACGTCGTATCGGATGATGGAAAATGGGCAGCAAGACCTAGCGGGTCCACCGTCAGCCAAACAGGCTCGTAGCCAGGCTCCAACATCCAGTGTCTACGAAGTGAACTATGAGATATCTGTGTAG